Proteins encoded together in one Shewanella oneidensis MR-1 window:
- a CDS encoding ABC transporter ATP-binding protein: MTSTLNLHQVHSDYQGQQILKGLDLTLAQGEILALLGPSGCGKTTLLRAVAGLQAISQGEIQINGKTVSGAGQFVPSEQRGIGMIFQDYALFPHLTVAENILFGVAKLTTAQRKARLDDMLALVKLEGLAKRYPHELSGGQQQRVSIARALAYEPQLLLLDEPFSNIDAQVRHSMMAEIRSILKQRNVSAVFVTHSKDEAFVFADTLAIFSQGVIVQHGRAEDLYAAPNSRYVADFLGSGNYLPAEVVDGHSVTTPIGQLRSLTPLSQSHAFNGQVFLRPQQLALSADDAGVGTITERRFLGAFCHYWVKVEAASHAYYLEVRSQIMQFNVGQRVGLSTEPHSLVLFES; this comes from the coding sequence ATGACCAGTACGCTCAATCTTCATCAAGTTCATAGCGATTATCAGGGCCAACAGATACTCAAAGGCTTAGATTTGACGCTGGCACAGGGGGAAATTCTTGCGCTGCTCGGCCCAAGCGGTTGTGGCAAAACGACTTTGCTCAGGGCGGTGGCAGGCTTGCAGGCGATTAGCCAAGGGGAGATCCAAATCAATGGCAAAACCGTCAGCGGCGCCGGGCAGTTTGTGCCGAGTGAACAGCGCGGCATAGGGATGATTTTTCAAGACTATGCACTGTTCCCGCATTTAACCGTGGCCGAGAATATTCTGTTTGGTGTCGCTAAGTTAACGACGGCGCAGCGTAAGGCCCGTTTAGATGACATGCTCGCCTTAGTTAAACTCGAAGGCTTAGCCAAGCGTTATCCCCACGAGTTGTCAGGTGGTCAGCAGCAGCGGGTATCGATTGCACGCGCTTTGGCCTATGAGCCGCAATTACTGTTACTCGACGAGCCTTTTTCGAATATTGATGCGCAAGTTCGCCACAGCATGATGGCGGAGATCCGCAGCATTCTAAAGCAGCGTAATGTCAGTGCGGTTTTTGTTACCCACAGTAAGGATGAAGCCTTTGTGTTCGCCGATACTTTGGCCATTTTTAGCCAAGGTGTAATAGTACAACATGGCCGAGCAGAAGACTTGTATGCCGCGCCGAATAGTCGCTATGTGGCTGATTTTCTAGGAAGTGGTAACTATTTACCCGCTGAGGTTGTTGATGGCCACAGTGTGACAACGCCTATTGGCCAATTGCGTAGCCTCACGCCATTGTCGCAATCACACGCCTTTAATGGGCAAGTGTTTTTGCGGCCACAACAATTGGCGCTCAGTGCTGATGATGCAGGCGTTGGGACTATTACCGAGCGGCGCTTCCTCGGCGCATTTTGCCATTATTGGGTGAAAGTGGAGGCGGCATCCCACGCTTATTATTTAGAAGTGCGTAGTCAAATCATGCAGTTCAATGTTGGCCAACGAGTGGGTTTAAGCACTGAGCCGCATTCTCTCGTGTTATTCGAATCTTAG
- a CDS encoding phosphoglycerate mutase family protein, protein MAIPQCLNAFLRHTRRIGFNSGTLIRSLLIGLLLFTSIGLSPINQAVADNRLIILVRHAEKADATAGDPPLSANGNLRAQALISALKRTPISQLIATQYQRTQQTLLPISTVRHLPITVVEAEKPIEAHIQKVVEQIHTVKGNSLIAGHSNTLPLIIKALGGPEIPAISEDDYSQLFLLSINDGQPASLLSTRYGLE, encoded by the coding sequence ATGGCAATCCCCCAATGTTTAAATGCGTTTTTGCGACATACTCGAAGAATCGGTTTCAATTCAGGTACGCTAATACGATCTTTATTGATAGGTCTCTTATTATTCACCAGCATTGGACTTAGCCCGATAAATCAAGCTGTAGCCGATAATCGATTGATTATTCTCGTAAGACACGCTGAAAAAGCAGATGCAACCGCAGGCGATCCCCCCCTTTCAGCCAATGGCAACTTACGTGCTCAGGCTCTTATCAGCGCCTTAAAACGTACACCCATTTCCCAGTTGATCGCGACCCAATATCAAAGAACTCAGCAAACCTTATTGCCGATTTCGACAGTTCGGCATTTACCTATTACAGTGGTCGAGGCAGAAAAACCAATCGAAGCCCATATCCAAAAGGTGGTTGAGCAAATACATACCGTAAAAGGCAATAGCTTAATCGCTGGGCACTCCAATACGCTGCCGCTTATCATCAAAGCCCTTGGTGGCCCAGAAATACCCGCCATAAGTGAAGATGATTACAGTCAGCTGTTTTTACTCTCCATCAATGATGGACAACCCGCCAGCCTGCTTTCCACCCGTTACGGACTCGAATAG
- a CDS encoding FMN-binding glutamate synthase family protein: protein MHELNWFMWGLDLFSGLFLIIVGLGALAIVYMYIADKLQTKQAVRHNYPVIGRFRYLFEKQGEFFRQYFFAQDREELPFNRAERSWVYRAAKNVDRTIAFGSTRPLEATGTIMFMNSAFPPQDEDITPIQPLTIGPHCRVPYTTSAICHISAMSFGALSRPAVTALSHGAAQAGCWLNTGEGGLSPYHLKGGCDLVFQIGTAKYGVRNEHGHLDDDKLTAIAAHPEVKMFEIKMSQGAKPGKGGILPGVKVTEEIAHIRGIPLGQDSISPNGHIEFNNVGDILDMIARVREVTGKPTGIKAVLGDVQWLEDFCNEIERRGEASAPDFFTLDSADGGTGAAPQPLMDYVGLPLKESLPILVNILIKHGLGKRIKVIASGKLIVPSRVAWALALGADFIASARGNMFALGCIQALQCNKDTCPTGITTHNKKLQHGLDPRDKSTRVANYNHNLHHDLALIAHSCGLTEPRQLKPSHVRIVLESGLSVSLDKYYSHINN, encoded by the coding sequence ATGCACGAATTGAATTGGTTTATGTGGGGACTTGATCTCTTCTCTGGATTGTTTTTAATCATTGTCGGTTTAGGCGCCCTCGCCATTGTCTACATGTATATTGCCGATAAACTGCAAACGAAACAGGCGGTACGCCACAATTATCCCGTTATTGGACGCTTTAGATACCTATTTGAAAAACAAGGTGAATTTTTTAGGCAATACTTTTTTGCCCAAGATAGGGAAGAACTCCCCTTTAACCGTGCCGAACGCAGCTGGGTATATCGTGCAGCCAAGAATGTCGATAGAACGATAGCCTTTGGCTCGACACGTCCCTTGGAAGCGACTGGCACCATTATGTTTATGAATTCAGCCTTTCCACCCCAAGATGAGGATATAACACCGATCCAGCCGCTCACCATTGGCCCTCATTGCCGTGTGCCTTATACCACAAGTGCAATATGCCATATCTCCGCGATGAGCTTTGGCGCGCTGTCACGCCCGGCAGTCACTGCATTATCCCACGGTGCGGCACAGGCGGGGTGTTGGTTAAACACCGGTGAAGGTGGCTTAAGCCCTTACCATTTAAAAGGTGGCTGTGATTTAGTATTCCAAATTGGCACTGCCAAATACGGCGTACGAAACGAGCACGGCCATTTAGACGATGACAAACTCACCGCGATTGCGGCGCACCCTGAAGTAAAAATGTTTGAAATAAAAATGAGTCAGGGGGCCAAACCCGGTAAAGGAGGTATCTTACCAGGCGTTAAAGTGACCGAGGAGATCGCCCATATTCGCGGTATTCCGCTGGGCCAAGATTCCATCAGTCCCAATGGTCATATCGAGTTTAACAATGTGGGCGATATTCTAGACATGATTGCCAGAGTTCGCGAAGTGACGGGGAAACCCACCGGAATCAAAGCTGTACTTGGGGATGTGCAATGGCTTGAAGATTTTTGCAATGAAATAGAACGCCGTGGAGAAGCATCTGCCCCAGACTTTTTTACTTTGGATAGCGCCGATGGTGGAACGGGCGCTGCCCCACAACCCTTAATGGATTACGTTGGCCTGCCGCTAAAAGAAAGTCTGCCCATATTGGTCAATATCTTGATAAAACATGGACTAGGCAAACGTATTAAAGTGATCGCCTCAGGAAAACTCATCGTCCCCTCACGAGTCGCTTGGGCGCTGGCCTTAGGTGCTGATTTTATTGCCTCAGCCCGCGGCAATATGTTCGCCTTAGGTTGTATTCAAGCACTGCAGTGCAATAAGGACACTTGTCCAACAGGGATTACTACCCACAATAAAAAGCTACAGCACGGCCTAGATCCAAGAGATAAATCGACTCGTGTTGCAAATTATAATCATAATCTACACCACGACTTAGCACTGATCGCTCACTCCTGCGGTTTGACAGAGCCAAGACAACTCAAGCCATCCCATGTGAGGATTGTGCTTGAAAGTGGCTTGTCGGTTTCACTGGATAAGTACTATTCCCATATCAATAATTAA
- a CDS encoding ferredoxin--NADP reductase, with protein sequence MWTRGRVIERIDWNDKLFSLRIAAELASFIPGQFIKLSQLQGDKRVARAYSLVNSPDKPYAEILAVAVEDGQLSPQLQHLAIGDEIDITPTATGFMTLDEIPKGELQGRHLWFLATGTAVGPFLSMLDTAEPWQRFEKIVLVYGVREAKDLAYLDKLKGYAAQYPNQFILCLAVTREKLDGALQCRIPDGLVSGEIERKVGLTLSAADSQVMICGNPGMISGAQAALLDKGLSKNLRRAPGQITVEKYW encoded by the coding sequence ATGTGGACGAGGGGACGAGTTATCGAACGTATTGATTGGAATGATAAATTATTTTCGCTGCGGATAGCGGCTGAGTTAGCTTCCTTTATTCCCGGTCAATTTATTAAACTCAGTCAGTTGCAAGGGGATAAGCGTGTTGCCAGAGCTTATTCCCTCGTAAACTCCCCCGATAAGCCCTATGCCGAGATTCTGGCTGTCGCCGTAGAGGATGGCCAGTTATCCCCACAATTACAACATCTTGCCATCGGTGATGAAATTGACATCACCCCTACTGCCACGGGGTTTATGACTTTAGATGAGATCCCTAAAGGTGAGTTGCAAGGTCGGCATTTGTGGTTTTTAGCCACGGGCACCGCCGTGGGACCTTTCTTATCCATGCTGGATACCGCAGAGCCTTGGCAGCGTTTTGAGAAGATCGTACTTGTCTATGGTGTGCGCGAAGCTAAAGACTTGGCCTATCTGGATAAATTAAAGGGTTATGCGGCGCAATATCCAAATCAGTTTATCCTGTGTTTGGCTGTCACCCGTGAAAAGCTTGATGGCGCATTGCAATGCCGTATCCCCGATGGCCTAGTCTCGGGTGAAATCGAGCGAAAAGTCGGATTAACCTTAAGTGCGGCAGATTCCCAGGTGATGATTTGCGGTAATCCAGGGATGATTAGCGGCGCCCAAGCGGCATTGCTTGATAAGGGACTCTCGAAAAATTTACGCCGTGCTCCGGGGCAAATTACCGTAGAAAAATATTGGTAG
- a CDS encoding ABC transporter permease encodes MILGLARSWSLTGYAIAVLLVLPLLALLLQAAQPDEAVFGHLLSTVLPTYIANSLWLILWVSIGSLLLALPCAWLMARCEFVGRRYLQWALLLPLAMPAYIVAYVYTDLLDYAGPVQRSLRALFGWSSPQDYFFPDIRTLGGAACVLSLVLFPYIYLLARTAFMEQSLNLAHASRIMGCSPWQSFWRLSLPMARPALAVGVALVAMETAADFATVNYFAVPTLTTAVYDTWLGYGNLTAAAKLSAIILLVVFSLIGVERFARRKQQLFQKQSRIQAIDLYRLSPMQTLLGLGYCGMLLLLAFVLPSGILLSYAINYFEQSWDPLFWQLSVNSLTLALITSLVCCVIALVLMFIRRVSPRSSDALPSRLASTGYALPGTVLAIGVLVPLTLLDFAINDIADWLGMAGPGLLLTGSTVALVFAFCVRFVAIAIGSVESSYKRISPSLDMVSLTLGQSPRRLLQRVHLPLLTKGLFAGALLVFIESMKELPAALLLRPIGFENLATYVFQFVSDEKLEHGALPAIVIVLVGLVPLIYLNRSLEQDNR; translated from the coding sequence ATGATTTTAGGATTAGCCAGAAGCTGGTCGCTTACTGGTTATGCCATAGCAGTGCTACTGGTGTTACCCCTCTTGGCGTTACTTCTTCAAGCGGCTCAGCCCGATGAGGCCGTCTTTGGTCATCTACTCTCTACCGTATTACCCACTTATATCGCCAACAGTTTATGGTTGATCCTGTGGGTGAGTATTGGCTCACTGTTGCTGGCGTTGCCCTGCGCTTGGTTAATGGCGCGCTGCGAATTTGTCGGCAGACGATATTTGCAATGGGCTTTGCTATTGCCCTTAGCTATGCCAGCCTACATTGTTGCCTACGTGTATACCGATTTACTCGATTACGCAGGCCCAGTACAAAGGAGTTTGCGCGCGCTCTTTGGCTGGAGCTCTCCGCAGGATTACTTTTTCCCCGATATTCGCACCTTAGGTGGCGCCGCTTGTGTGCTATCGCTGGTGTTATTTCCCTATATTTATCTGTTAGCGCGTACCGCGTTTATGGAGCAATCCCTAAACTTGGCCCATGCATCAAGGATCATGGGCTGCTCGCCTTGGCAGAGTTTTTGGCGCTTATCTTTGCCGATGGCAAGGCCCGCCTTGGCCGTGGGTGTCGCTTTAGTGGCGATGGAAACCGCAGCGGATTTTGCCACAGTTAACTATTTTGCCGTGCCAACCTTAACGACAGCCGTGTATGACACTTGGTTGGGCTATGGCAATTTAACCGCCGCGGCAAAGCTCTCGGCCATTATCTTGCTAGTGGTGTTTAGCTTGATTGGTGTTGAGCGTTTTGCCCGCCGCAAGCAACAGTTATTTCAAAAACAATCTCGCATCCAAGCAATTGATTTGTATCGGCTCTCACCGATGCAAACCCTGCTGGGTTTAGGTTATTGCGGCATGTTGTTATTACTTGCGTTTGTGTTGCCAAGCGGCATTTTATTATCCTATGCCATCAATTATTTTGAGCAGAGCTGGGACCCTCTTTTTTGGCAATTGAGTGTGAATAGCCTCACGTTGGCACTGATAACCAGTTTGGTGTGCTGTGTCATCGCATTAGTGCTAATGTTTATCCGCCGCGTGAGCCCAAGGTCGAGTGATGCATTGCCATCGCGCTTGGCTTCAACCGGCTATGCTTTGCCCGGTACGGTACTTGCCATTGGTGTATTGGTGCCGTTAACCCTGCTCGACTTTGCGATTAACGACATCGCCGATTGGTTGGGGATGGCAGGGCCAGGGCTGTTGCTCACTGGCAGTACGGTTGCGCTGGTTTTTGCTTTTTGTGTGCGTTTTGTGGCCATTGCGATTGGCAGTGTCGAGAGTAGCTATAAACGCATCTCGCCCTCATTAGATATGGTGAGTCTAACACTTGGGCAAAGCCCTCGACGTTTGCTCCAAAGAGTGCATTTACCGCTACTCACTAAGGGCTTATTTGCCGGGGCGCTGCTGGTGTTTATCGAAAGTATGAAAGAATTACCCGCCGCATTGTTGTTGCGGCCTATAGGTTTTGAGAATCTTGCGACCTATGTCTTCCAGTTTGTCTCAGATGAAAAACTGGAACATGGGGCTTTGCCCGCCATTGTGATTGTGCTCGTAGGCTTGGTCCCGTTGATTTATTTAAACCGTTCCTTGGAGCAAGATAACCGATGA
- a CDS encoding DUF5610 domain-containing protein yields MATNGEKTKNVEAASKQTAQQTSKQLMNQAILSAQEDVSLKSGDESMTLLYRAAIEAINEELAPAMGENAIQTAYDNGVDTSPEATADRIVSFATQFFSVHQQQNSNMSLDEQLDSFMNIIGGAIDNGFKEARDILSGLKVLQGDIADGVDKTYGLVQEGLQAFRDSFNKKSNES; encoded by the coding sequence ATGGCAACCAATGGCGAGAAAACCAAAAATGTGGAAGCAGCCTCCAAACAAACTGCGCAACAAACCAGTAAGCAGTTGATGAATCAAGCTATTCTTTCGGCGCAGGAAGATGTAAGCCTAAAATCCGGCGACGAATCAATGACCTTGCTTTATCGTGCAGCGATTGAAGCGATAAATGAAGAGCTAGCGCCTGCGATGGGCGAGAATGCGATTCAAACCGCCTATGATAACGGTGTCGATACCTCTCCCGAGGCCACAGCTGATCGTATTGTGAGTTTCGCGACGCAATTTTTTAGTGTTCATCAGCAGCAAAATTCAAATATGAGTTTGGATGAACAGCTCGATAGCTTTATGAATATCATCGGCGGCGCTATCGATAACGGCTTTAAGGAGGCAAGGGATATTTTGTCTGGCCTTAAAGTGTTGCAGGGTGATATTGCCGACGGTGTCGATAAAACCTATGGACTCGTTCAAGAAGGATTACAGGCCTTTAGGGACAGCTTCAATAAGAAATCCAATGAGAGCTAA
- a CDS encoding glutathione S-transferase N-terminal domain-containing protein: MKLLCSLASPYARCVRSLIRYLGIEDIEEVLVNPMENTAQLLDVNPLGQIPCLITNDGVPIFDSEVIMRYLDTELGAQEMFGGQPYNWVLQCQYSMIKGLIDSAVKLRQEQMREEEGVRSAFWTSRFEQALLRGLMQMEHQSVITQTTIQAPQLTLICLLDYVDFRHPELDWRKVAPATAIWFSEMRDLPAFVETRPQ; this comes from the coding sequence ATGAAGTTGCTCTGCTCCCTAGCGTCACCCTATGCTCGCTGTGTTCGTAGCTTAATCCGCTATTTAGGGATTGAGGATATTGAGGAGGTCTTAGTCAATCCGATGGAAAACACAGCACAATTGCTCGATGTTAATCCATTAGGCCAAATCCCTTGCCTGATTACTAATGATGGTGTGCCTATTTTCGATAGCGAAGTGATCATGCGCTATTTGGATACCGAATTAGGTGCACAGGAAATGTTCGGTGGCCAACCCTATAACTGGGTATTACAGTGTCAATATTCGATGATCAAGGGATTAATCGACAGTGCGGTAAAGTTGCGCCAAGAACAAATGCGTGAAGAGGAGGGCGTGAGATCGGCCTTTTGGACATCGCGCTTTGAACAAGCTTTGCTGCGTGGTTTGATGCAGATGGAGCACCAGAGCGTGATTACTCAAACGACAATTCAGGCACCACAGTTAACCTTAATTTGTTTATTGGATTATGTGGATTTCAGACATCCTGAACTGGATTGGCGAAAAGTCGCACCGGCAACTGCAATCTGGTTTAGCGAAATGCGTGACTTGCCCGCATTTGTTGAAACTCGCCCACAATAA
- a CDS encoding Fe(3+) ABC transporter substrate-binding protein: protein MKWVTCAALIGLMSVAQSAHADEKLTVYSYRQAFLVEPILKRFTEETGIGVNVVFAKDGIAERIAREGRLSPADLVLTSDFSRLVELVEKDLTSPVQSAQLDNNIPAQYRDPEGQWYALTMRVRNIYTAKDRLGPQAIRYEELADPKYKGKICTRSGKHPYNIALVASMIAHHGEADTKTWLQGVKTNLARKPQGNDRGQVQAVKEGLCDIAIGNSYYYGNMLQDPEQMSWAEAVVINFPNQADRGAHVNVSGMVLARHAPNKDNAIKLMEFLSGDVAQKAYAEVNMEYPVKADVAPSTLVASWGEFKADQLPIFKLAEYHQAAVKLLDEVQFDL from the coding sequence ATGAAATGGGTAACTTGTGCGGCTTTAATTGGGTTAATGTCGGTTGCGCAGTCTGCACATGCGGATGAAAAATTAACGGTTTACTCCTATCGCCAAGCGTTTTTGGTTGAACCTATCTTGAAGCGCTTTACCGAAGAAACAGGCATTGGCGTTAATGTGGTGTTTGCCAAAGACGGGATTGCCGAACGTATTGCCCGTGAAGGACGCTTATCTCCCGCTGATTTGGTCCTAACTTCAGATTTCTCTCGCTTGGTAGAATTAGTAGAAAAAGATCTGACTTCTCCAGTGCAAAGTGCCCAGTTAGACAACAATATTCCAGCGCAATACCGTGATCCTGAAGGACAATGGTACGCACTGACCATGCGCGTACGTAATATCTATACTGCAAAAGATCGCCTCGGCCCGCAAGCGATTCGCTATGAGGAACTCGCCGATCCAAAATACAAAGGTAAGATTTGTACTCGCAGTGGTAAGCATCCTTACAACATTGCCTTGGTGGCTTCGATGATCGCTCACCACGGTGAGGCAGACACTAAAACTTGGCTACAGGGTGTAAAAACCAACTTAGCCCGCAAGCCACAAGGTAACGATCGTGGACAGGTTCAAGCGGTAAAAGAAGGCCTATGTGATATCGCCATCGGTAACAGCTACTACTATGGCAATATGCTGCAAGATCCAGAGCAAATGAGCTGGGCTGAAGCCGTGGTGATTAATTTCCCGAATCAGGCGGACCGCGGTGCCCATGTCAACGTTTCTGGCATGGTACTGGCTCGCCATGCACCCAATAAAGACAATGCTATCAAATTGATGGAATTCCTCTCTGGCGATGTGGCGCAAAAAGCTTACGCTGAGGTGAATATGGAATACCCAGTCAAAGCGGATGTTGCACCTTCAACGTTAGTGGCCTCTTGGGGCGAGTTTAAAGCCGATCAGTTACCGATTTTTAAACTGGCGGAATATCACCAAGCGGCAGTGAAGTTATTGGATGAAGTTCAGTTTGACCTCTAG
- the ggt gene encoding gamma-glutamyltransferase: protein MIKTIKSICTLVTVATAMSSSGVLAMDRITGKAFATRSEVYATHGMAATSQPLATQVAIDVLKQGGSAVDAAIAANAMLGLVEPTGSGVGGDLFAIVWSAKDNKLYGLNASGRSPKSLTLEKLKSLGLDYLPPLGPLPVSVPGAVDGWFELHDKFGKLPMADNLAPAIRYAHEGFPVSELIAYYLEGSGKKLAQFPGFKETYMPNGKMPAVGEIFKNPALANTYEKIAKGGRDAFYKGDIAKSIDKYLKAQGGYLSYEDLASHTSEWIEPVSVNYRGYDVWELPPNGQGIAALQILKTMEPFDVAAMGFNSPEYVHLFVEAKKLAFADRAKFYADMAFNKVPVKELISQQYNYERAKLIDLNKAAKSVDAGNPALQHGDTVYLTTADKDGNMVSLIQSNYRGMGSGMTPPDLGFVLQDRGQMFDLTEGRVNTYAPGKRPFHTIIPAFVTKDGKPWLSFGVMGGATQPQMHAQIIINLIDFKMNLQEAGDAPRILHSGSTEPTGEIMNDGGYVSLESGFPIETRRELIKKGHVLRDVLGDFGGYQAIGFNAETGVYRGASESRKDGYAAGY from the coding sequence ATGATAAAAACAATAAAATCAATTTGTACCTTAGTCACAGTGGCGACGGCAATGTCGTCCTCGGGAGTGTTGGCCATGGATAGGATCACAGGTAAAGCCTTTGCGACGCGCTCAGAGGTCTATGCCACCCACGGAATGGCGGCGACCAGTCAACCGTTGGCGACACAGGTCGCGATTGATGTGTTAAAGCAGGGCGGCAGCGCCGTGGATGCGGCCATTGCGGCTAATGCTATGCTGGGCTTAGTCGAGCCGACTGGATCGGGTGTTGGTGGCGATTTATTTGCGATTGTTTGGAGTGCTAAAGATAACAAGCTCTATGGCCTTAATGCCTCCGGTCGCAGCCCCAAATCCTTAACGCTAGAGAAGCTTAAATCCCTCGGATTAGACTATTTACCGCCATTAGGGCCGCTGCCCGTATCGGTTCCTGGTGCGGTGGATGGATGGTTCGAACTGCACGATAAGTTCGGCAAGTTACCAATGGCCGATAACTTAGCGCCAGCGATTCGTTATGCCCACGAAGGTTTCCCTGTCTCCGAGTTGATTGCCTATTACCTTGAGGGCAGCGGTAAAAAGCTCGCTCAATTCCCCGGTTTTAAAGAAACCTATATGCCTAATGGCAAAATGCCTGCAGTGGGCGAAATCTTCAAAAATCCTGCACTGGCAAACACCTATGAGAAAATTGCTAAAGGCGGCCGCGACGCCTTCTACAAGGGCGACATTGCCAAAAGTATTGATAAATACCTCAAGGCTCAAGGTGGCTATTTAAGTTATGAAGACTTAGCCAGCCACACCAGCGAGTGGATCGAACCCGTATCGGTCAACTACCGTGGTTACGATGTGTGGGAGTTACCGCCAAATGGTCAGGGGATTGCCGCGCTGCAGATCTTAAAAACCATGGAACCCTTCGATGTCGCAGCCATGGGCTTTAATAGCCCCGAATATGTGCACTTATTTGTGGAGGCGAAAAAGCTCGCCTTTGCCGATCGCGCTAAATTCTATGCCGACATGGCCTTTAACAAAGTGCCTGTGAAAGAGTTGATCTCGCAGCAATACAATTACGAGCGCGCCAAGTTAATTGATTTAAACAAGGCGGCTAAGAGTGTCGATGCGGGGAATCCTGCGCTGCAACATGGGGATACAGTGTATCTCACTACCGCGGATAAAGACGGCAACATGGTGTCGCTGATCCAGAGTAACTATCGCGGCATGGGCTCAGGTATGACGCCGCCGGATCTCGGCTTTGTGCTGCAGGATCGCGGGCAAATGTTTGATCTCACCGAAGGCCGTGTTAATACTTACGCGCCAGGCAAGCGGCCCTTCCATACTATTATCCCTGCTTTTGTGACCAAGGACGGTAAACCTTGGCTCAGTTTTGGGGTGATGGGCGGAGCGACGCAGCCCCAAATGCATGCGCAGATTATTATCAATCTGATTGATTTTAAAATGAACTTGCAAGAAGCGGGCGATGCCCCCAGAATTTTACATTCAGGTTCGACTGAGCCTACGGGTGAGATAATGAATGATGGTGGCTATGTGAGCCTTGAATCAGGGTTCCCCATCGAAACTCGCCGTGAACTGATTAAAAAAGGCCATGTGCTGCGCGATGTTCTCGGTGATTTTGGCGGTTATCAAGCCATTGGTTTTAATGCAGAAACAGGCGTTTACCGTGGCGCATCCGAAAGCCGTAAGGATGGCTATGCTGCAGGATACTAA